The genome window CATCTCAATTAGCTCAAGAACATCATCAAATCGATCTTGTGTTAAAAATAATTTATTCAATAAAAGAACTGCTTCTGTAAATTCAGGATCTATTGCAAGCGCTTCTCTAAAATGTTCCTCGGCTTTTTGTTCGTCACCACGTTTTAAAGCTAATTTACCACCATATAAGTATAAATCTTTATTAAACTCATCTTGCTTTATTCCCTCGATAACTGTATTATACGCTTCATTCAGCATTTCCTCCTGCTCATAGCTGCGAGCTAAATAAAGATATAAGGAATGATAAGAGGGATCCAATCCTTTTACCTCTTCAAACCGATTTATAGCAATTGTATATAATCCTGCTTGCGATGCAGTCAAAGCGAGATTAAAGAGCGTATTGATCTCGACTTTTTCCTCGAGTGCTTTTTCATAATAAGGAATAGCATCCTCAAATGCACCCCCAGCACTTAGATTATCTGCAATTCTCCCATTTATATTTACGCCAGCGATATTTTCCTCTTTGGGTAATACCTTTTGGTAGGACTTAATCGCCTCGGTAATTTTTCCTTGTTCTGCATATAATTCACCTAACGCAAAATCGATAATTACCTCATCTGGTAAGATTTTTTGCGCTTCTTTTAGTTTTTGTTCGCTAACCTCATATAACCCATCCATTTGATAGAGATCAGCAAGCAAAAGCAATGCTTGAGGAAATGAAGGATCATTTGGGTTTAATTGTTCTAAATAAGAAATCGCGGCTTCTTCATTGCCTAATTCCATTTCTACTTCCGCGACAAGAACAAGTAATTCTCCTTCTTCTGGGTAACCTTCCAGTAAAACTAAGAATAAATCTTTTGCTTCCTCCAAAAAGCCTAACTGAAATAATTCTTCCCCCAGCACAAATCTTTCTTCATTATTCCCTGATTTTAATACATCCTGATAATATTTTAACGCTTTGTCTTGTTGACCGTCCTCTAATAAAGATATAATTTCATTAACTCTTTCCATATAATAATCCTCTCTAATCCCCTTCTATACTGTCAGGAAGGAAGGTACTTTTACTTCCAGTAATTCACCAAAGCCAGGGCGGTAAAACACTTTATCCCCTGCTCGAATACATTTACCTTTGTGTATGGTCATTTGTATTCTATCATAATGATAATGAAACAAATCATTTTCTTCAATATTTATGATTGCATCATCCATAGCAAATAAATTATATGTTACTTCTCCACCTTGATATATATTACCTTTAAATGGATATATCCCCATTTTCACTAAATCCGGATAAGCTATCGCTATTCCTTCTTTTATCTCATGAGGAATAGAGGGTATTTTAACATCTCTCATTAAGCTTGACCACATTTTTTGTGCTATTTTCTTTTCTTGTTGATCTTTTGTTAAAAAAATGGGAACCAATGGAGCGTTATAGGGGAATAGGGCTTCTTTTATCCATCCCCAAGGTACTCGGTATAACGCTTTTACATCTTCTACCTCGATAAATATAACAGGGATTTTTTCTCTTTTGCATCCTCGTATAAAACTTGGTGATAGCAGTTTTAAAGGAATTTTCACGCCAGCAACAAAATCAATCGCACAGTTTAACAAAGGAGTCTTCATTTTTTTCACTTGTAACGGCAATTCCCTTTCTCTGTTAACCTCTAAATAAAACAGCAAGGTTGTACACCCTTTTTTAATTAAATTTTCTTCAATGTATTGTTTTTGTTGAGTATAGGAAAGAATTCTCGTGACATGATTATCAAGCATAACTGTGGTGGGAGCCATCATATAAGGAGAACCATCCATTCGCATATATTGATAGGAGTTAAAGGTATCTCTCATCAATTCCACCCTGTTATCCTCAATTAGAATGGATGTCTTTTTTACTCTTTGCCTCTTTAATAAATGTATATTTTCGATGATATATCGCATCTTAAATCACCGCCTAATCTTTTTAAGACAAGCTATGATTTAAGATTTGCAAATATTCCTCCAGCAAGAATTTAATCTTATTTACTGCCAGAAAAAAATCGCCGATAAACATACTATGTTCATCGACGGGCTCTGTTATTTTCTATTCGATAATTCATTGAGATGCTCGAAAAACGAAGGATAAGATACTGAAATTGCCTTAGCATTTTCAAGGGTAAGTTCGCCTTCACAAATCTGCGCAGCAATCGCCAGCATCATTCCGATACGGTGATCTCCATGGGAATCCACTTTCGTTCCGATAAGCTTCTTCCCTCCCCGGATAATCATACCATCCTCTGTCGCTTGTATATCCGCACCTAATTTCTTTAACTCGGTTACTACTGTATCAATTCTATTCGTTTCCTTCACCTTAAGCTCATGCGCATCCTTTATAACCGTTACCCCTTCAGCCTGGGTAGCTAATAAAGCAATAATCGGAATTTCATCAATTAACTTCGGAATAATTTCTCCCTCAATCGTTGTTCCCTTTAAATCACTTGTAGACACAGTAATCGTTCCTGTAGGTTCAAATACATCGGTATCATTTTTATGAATCTCCATGCATGCTCCCATGTTATGAAGAACCTCTAAAATACCAGTCCTAGTAGGATTAAGCCCGACATTATTTAATGAAATTTTGCTGTTAGGAACGATGCAACCAGCTACAAGGAAGAAGGCTGCAGAAGAAATATCTCCTGGCACATGAATGTTGGTTCCAGAAAGCTTTTGAGCACCTTCTACAAAGATCTCCTTGTCTTTTCTGCTAATTTCGCCTCCAAATCGCTGAATCATTCTTTCGGTATGATCTCTAGTAGGTACAGGCTCTATTATTTTTGTAACTCCATCTGCATTCAGACCTGCAAATAAAATCGCTGATTTAACTTGAGCACTTGCTACTGGTAATCGATAGGTAATACTCTGTAAATTACCGCCTCGAACGGATAAAGGAGTATATTTTCCGTCTTCCCTGCCATCAATTTTCGCCCCCATTTCTCTTAGAGGAGCAACAACTCTTGTCATTGGCCGTTTCCCAATGGATGAATCACCAATTAGCGTACTATGAAATGGTAAACCGGATAATATTCCTGTTAGCAAGCGGATAGTCGTCCCCGAGTTCCCAACATCCAATATATCTTTTGGCTCTTGTAATGCTTCCATTCCTTTTCCGTGTATTACCACTTCTTTTTCATTTTGTTCTATTAGAACACCTAGCTTCCGGAAACAAGCGATCGTACTTAAGCAGTCATCGCCTAATAAAAAATTTGTAACCGTTGTTGTCCCATTTGCTATCGATCCAAACATAATCGAGCGGTGAGAAATCGATTTGTCACCTGGGACTGCAATTTCTCCTTTTAAACCTCGATTTTTTGTTTTAAGTGTGATTAAGTCCAATAGCTTCACATCCTTTTATCCAATCGTAGTATCATAATTAGAATAGGTAGCAATACACTTCTGTGCTCTTATTCTATCTTCTTCGGTTTGAAAACTAATTGCCAGAATTCCGAATATCTCTTCTCTGGTTTCCATTATTCTAATATTCGTTATACTTATTTTTTCTTGAGCTAAATAACCTGTAATCTCAGATATAACCCCTGGATAATCCGGTACATCTACAAATAAATCATAAAAAGCTGGGATTGCCCCTTTTTGATCTTGGGGCAAACCATCTCTTACTTTTTTTGCTCGGGAAAAATAGTCATATAATTCTTCGGCCCGTTCATTTTCAATGAGAGTAAGGACTCTGTCCATTTCTTTTTTCCATTCATTCATTAACTCAATTAACACGTTTTTATTATGTATTAATATATCACGCCACATTGAAGGGCTGCTAGAGGCGATTCTCGTAATGTCTCTAAATCCTCCGGCTGCTAACCTAGTTACTAGCTTATGCTTTTCACTAATCTGATCTGCTTGATGCACCAGTGATGCAGCAACTATATGCGGCATATGACTGATAGCCCCAGCTAACAAATCATGCTCTTCAGGAGAAATAACAAGAAATTTCGCATTTGTGCCTTGTAACCATTTTAATAAACACTGAACATGCTGATCCTTGATTTTTTCATGGGGAGTTAATAAATAAAAAGCATTTTCAAAAAGAAGTACTTTTGATGCGGAAACACCACTTTTATGGGAGCCAGCCATTGGATGTCCCCCAATAAAAGTAACGTTTTTATCTAATAGTACTTGTGACTTTTCTGTAATAACAGACTTAGTGCTTCCAACATCTGTGATGATAACATTTTCTTTCAATTCTATTTTAGAAAGTATTTCGATGATTTTTTCTGTTTCTTTAACTGGTGTAGAAAGAATAATCAAATCAGCAGTTTTTGCACCTTCTTCTATCGTTGTTGAAAGATTATCAATAACCCCCATCATACTGGCTAATTTCAAATTATCCTCGGAAATATCAAAACCTGTAATGATGCTTTCTGGGTGTTCTTTTTTTATACATAAAGCTAACGATCCACCTATAAGTCCTAAACCTATTATGAAGACGCGACCGTTCATTCTATCACCGCCTTCTATTCCCAATTGTTATTGCGCCACTTTCTTTTCAGCAAGAAACTGTTTCATTGCTTCAATCAAACCATCGTTTTCTTCTTTTGAGCCTATTGTAATTCGAACAGAGGTTGGATAATTCAATGGAACACCTGAACGGACGATATACCCTTTACTCATTAAGTATTGAAATACTTCATCCCCATCTATTTTGAAATCAACTAGCACAAAATTTGTTTGTGATGGGAAGTAGGATAAATTATTTTCCTCACAGAAACGATATAACTGTTCAAGACCTTCTCTATTTTTCTGTCGACAAGACTCCACAAATTCTTGATCCTTTAAGGCCTCTTCTGTTGCGATTTGCCCTAATGTATTAACATTAAATGGTTCTCTAACCGGGTCTAATGTGTTTAATAAGCTAGCATTGGCAACACCATATCCTACACGGAAGCTCGCAAGACCGTATATCTTTGAAAATGTTCGTAAAACGATTAAATTATTAAACTGTCGTGTGAGCGAAATAGCTTCATAATAGTCTTCTGCCACTACATACTCGTAATACGCTTCATCAAGTACTACAAGCACATCCTCTGGAACTTTTTCTAGAAAAGCAAGTAAGTCCTGCTCAGGGATATATGTACCGGTTGGATTATTTGGGCTGCATAGCCAGACAACACTAGTATTATCATCAATAGCTTTAAGCATTGCAGGCAGGTCATGTTCTGCTTTTTCTGTTAGAGGAACTTCTCGAACCTCTGCTCCATCAACGACTGCATTGTGCTTATATTGTCCAAATGTATGACTAGCCATTACCGTATTTAACCCTGGTCTTAATAAGGCTCTAGATATCATTAAGATAATTTCATCAGAACCATTTCCTAACACTAACTCTTCTGGTTTAACCTTTAAAAAATCAGCTAACGCATAGCGAAGGTTTGTTGCATATCCATCGGGATACAATGCATAAGAGCCATCGACTTTTTTTAAAGCCTCTAATACTTTTGGAGAACTTCCAAATGGGTTCTCATTAGACGCAAGCTTAACAATATGTTCAAGTTTAAATTGTTTTTTCACTTCATCTATCGTTCTACCAGGCTGGTAAGCTTTCAACCCTAAAAGCTGCTGTTTCCATTTCATATTTTTCACCTCAAGTTTATTGTTTTGTTAAATCAGGTCTTAATTGAATTGCTTTTTCTAAATAAGTATGCTGTATTTCCTCTTGCGGCAGCTCCGTGTTCCAATGCATCATAATCCGAATACACTTTTCTAATGAATGAGGAACTGCTATTTCTTTCATACACATAACTGGTACATATGTCCAATCTTCTTGCATACGAATAATTTTAGCTGGGAAAGCAGCATTTATATCATCTGTTACTGACAAAAATACGGATGCCACATCACATGCTTTTATATTATTTGCGTTTATCATCTCTTTAAAAAGTCTTTCTGTTGCAGATAAAATTTCTGCTTCGATATTGTGTTCAACCGTTATTGCTCCTCTAACGCCTCTAATCATCTACTTCCCACCTTTAAATAAACCTAATTCTTCTCTAATTACCGCTTCGTTCACTTCTACTAGTACAGGAGATCCTATTTCTTGTAAAAGGACAAAACGAATCGTCCCATTTATAGATTTCTTATCCTGTCTCATTCGATCAATTAAACGTTCTATTTCTAAATCATTGGGAATATCACAAGTATATCCTAACTGTTTAAGCCACTTTATATACTCCTCTAGCGAAAATGCTATGTCATATTTTCGCTTACTTAATCTTATCGCAAATATCATTCCAATCACGACAGCTTCTCCATGAGTAAATTTTCCATACCCCATCTCTGCCTCAATTGCATGACCTAATGTATGCCCAAAATTCAAAAAGGCACGTACACTTGTTTCCTTTTCATCTTCTTCAACAATCGCTTGTTTAACAAGAATACCTTTCTCAAGAATTTCAGACCAATAAGCAATTTTTACTTGTGATAAATCACTTATCTTGCTACGTAGTTCATGATAAAAGCTTATATCGCTAATTAATGCATGTTTGATTACCTCACCAAATCCTGAGCGAAGTTCTTGAAGCGGCAGTGTAGATAGAAACGTTGTATCATAAAAGACAGCTTCTGGCTGATTAAAAACACCAATCATGTTTTTACCTAAAGGATGGTTAATAGCTACTTTTCCGCCAACTGCACTATCATGAGCTAAAATAGTGGTTGGGATTTGAATAAAAGGAATTCCTCTCATAAAGGAAGCAGCTACATAGCCTGCTAAATCCCCAACGGCTCCGCCCCTAATGCTAACACTAGCGATTTACGGTCAAGGTGCTGTTCTAGCATATAGGTCAAACAAGCATAAAAAACATCAAATGTTTTTGCCTTTTCTCCTGCTGGCACTGTATAGCTAACGACAGGAAAGGAGGAAAGTTTCTTTTCAACCGTTTTCAGGTGCAGCTTTTCAACTGACTCATCTGTAATAATTAAAATTTTTGTTACATCAGCAAATTCCTTTTGCAGAAATGCTGAAAGTTCTGCAATTACATTCTCCCCAATCCATACATCATAATGTTTTGACATTGTTTGAATGGAAACAGTCTGCATTAGAATTCCCTCGCATGTCTATTGTGCTCAGCAATATTAGCTACAAGTCCTTCAAATCGATCAGCATAAAATTGATCAACAATAGCTGCAGCAAGCTCCCAAGCAACTGCATGCTCTGCTACTACAGATGCCGCTGGAACTGCGCAGCTATCACTGCGTTCAATGCTAGCTGTAAATTCTTCTTTTGTATCGATATCCACGCTTTTTAATGGTTTATATAGGGTCGGAATTGGCTTCATTACCCCTCTTACAACAATTGGCATACCGTTTGTCATTCCACCCTCTAAGCCACCTAGACGGTTTGTTCTGCGAGAATAGCCATTTTCTTGATCCCATATAATCTCATCATGAACTTCACTTCCTGGCTTTCTAGCAGCTTCAAAGCCTATTCCAATCTCTACTCCTTTAAATGCATTTATACTCATGATTGCGGCAGCAAGCTTTGCATCTAATTTACGGTCATAGTGCACATAGCTTCCCACACCAATCGGCATACCTTCCACTATTACTTCTACTACACCGCCAATGGAATCACCATTTGCTTTCGCTTCATCGATGGCATTCATCATTTTTAAGCCTGCTTCTTCATCTAAACAGCGAACAGGAGAATTTTCCGTAATTTCCCTAAGTTTTTCAATCGACTCATAATTAGTTATATTTGATTTTATACCACCAATTTCAACGACATGTGAGGCAACTTTAATCCCTAGTAAATCAAGGAGCTTTTTCGCCACTGCCCCTGCCGCTACACGAACTGTCGTTTCACGGGCAGAAGATCTCTCTAACACATTTCTCATATCGCGGTGACCATATTTAATAGCGCCATTTAAATCTGCATGCCCTGGGCGTGGACGACTTATTTTTCGTTTTATTTCGTTTGCTTCCGCTTCATCAATTGGGTCCTGTCCCATAACTTTAGTCCAATGCTTCCAATCGTTGTTTTCTACAATCAATGAAACCGGTGAACCTAGCGTATAACCATGTCTAATACCGCCGCCAATTTCAACGGTATCTGTTTCTATTTGCATTCTTCTTCCTCTGCCATGCCCTTTTTGTCTTCTAGCTAACTCCTTATTTATATCTTCAGCTAATAAAGGCATTCCAGCAGGAAGTCCTTCGATAATTGTGATTAATTTGGGACCATGTGACTCCCCAGATGTTAAATATCTCATAATGAATCCTTTCTCCCTTCAACGCTTTAAAGTGATTATGTTCCAATATAACATACCAATCCTGTTATGAATAGTGAAAATCTAAAAATCTTCACAAAATATTACAACGCGATAATCCTTTTCATAAGAAAAATAGCAATCATGTAAACAATGGCAAAACAACGATAAATTTGCAGTGTTGTTTTGCCATTAACTTATATTTTCCGATAAAAAAAAGTATCTGCTGTCTCAAATCCATATTTAGCAGGTGTAAAAATTTGCTCTGTACTCCCTACAAAGAAAATTCCACCAGGTTTTAAAGCTTGAGAAAATTTATGGTAAAGTAAATCTTTTGCATCCTCTGTAAAATAGATAAGAACATTTCTACACACAATTAAATCAAATGGTCCGCCAAACGAATCCGATAATAAGTTTTGCTTCTTAAATGTTACATTTCTTTTAACTTCCTCTTTTATTTTGAACATTGCACCATCTTTTTCAAAATATTTATCTTTTTGAGCGGATGGTACTTCGTTTAATGCTCGCTCTAAATAAATGCCCTTTTTTGCCCTGTCTAAGGCGTTAATATCAATATCCGTCGCAAGAATTTGAAAGTCTCTCAACTTCATTTCATTGGAAAGAAGCATAGATAAAGTATAAGGCTCCTCTCCTGTTGAGCAGGCGGCACTCCAAACCTTTAATTGTGCTTTTGATTGTAGAAGAGAGGGTAAGATTTTTTTCTCCAGTACTTCCCAGCGCTTATAATTCCGGTAAAACTCAGAAACATTAATTGTCATTCGATCTAATAGCTCGTCCAATAAATGTTTATCCTTATGTATCGCTTTAAAATAATCTTCAAAAGAAGTAAAACCCCTTTTTTCATAAAGAGATGTCAACCTTCTTTTCATTTGTGCCTCTTTGTACAAAGACAAATCTATTCCTGATAATTTGTAAAAATTCTTTATAAAATCTTGAAAATCCTTCTCCATTTAAAATTCCTCACAAGTATAATAAAATCAACTACTTTTTAAGTATATACGATTTTCCCACAAAACGGCCAAATTTTATTCCGATAATTCATATAATTACTAGAAAAGCGGAAGCGACTGGTTATCGGCGTACAAACTGGAGGGCGCTGACTGAGATAAAGGAAACACGGGGAAGCAGTGAGACGATGTTGACTTATCGTAGGGAAGCGACCGAAGTTTGCTAGAAGATAGGCGCTGAAGCTTGACATTGAAAAGCGGAGGGCACTCGGTAGGGGCGTGTGGGATGGAGCGACCGTTCCTGAGATATAGGATACACGATGAACGTTAGTGAATCGATGTTGCCTTATCCTAGGGAACGGTCGAGAAGCCCATCAGCCCCTAGTGCCCGGAGCTAGACATCAAAAGCGGAAGCGGCTGGATATCATCGCCCATACTCCAAGGTAGCCGGTCTCTTAGTTTAATCATTCAAAAAAAATAGCTGCCCTGCATAGGACAGCTAAGTAAGCTATATTAGTAAATCCAACTATCTAATAGTTTCTTATACTCTACTATTTCTTCTTCTTTAAAGAAAAGAGCAATTTCTCTTTGAGCACTTTCTATCCCGTCAGACCCATGGATAATATTTTTATGTTTTACTACTCCAAAATCACCACGAACCGTACCAGGCAAAGCTTCCAAAGGATCCGTTTTTCCCATCATCAGTCTTGCCTTGGCAATAACTTCCTCTCCTTGCCAAACCATTGCAAAAACAGGACCTGAAGTAATAAAATCTACTAATTGTGTAAAAAACGGCTTGCCTTTGTGTTCTGCATAATGTTGTTCCGCTAAATTTTCCGTAATATGAATAAGCTTTGCTCCAACAAGTTGAAAACCTTTTTCTTCAAAACGGGTTACTATTTTCCCTATTAAATTTCTTTGTACCCCATCTGGCTTTACCATTAGAAATGTTCTTTCCATAAGCTCACTCCTACCATATGTATTAGACTAGTAAACATGGTCATTCATGAAAAACTTACCACAAAAACCCAATTTATGCAAAAGAAATTTAAAAACGCTTTCATCAAAAACATGTACAAAAGGTATGCTTATTCCTTAAAATTTGCGCTTTCCTAAATATTTAGCGATATTATTAAGTGCAGATTTTGCTTTTCCATTTGGCAAATCATGGATAGTTTGCAAAGCCTTTTTTAAATACAAATCACTAACCTGCAAGGAACGATCGATAGCATCTGTATTTTTGATCATGGAGATAATTTCCATTAACTCTTTCTTAGGCATTGCCTCATGAACAGTTATCACTTTATCGCGCACTTTTTCTTGTTCCATCGCGAATAAAACAGGCAAAGTAATATTTCCTTGAAGTAAATCTCCACCAGCAGGCTTTCCTAATTCTTCTTCCGTACCTACAAAATCGAGAACATCATCTATGATTTGATAAGACATTCCAACATAATAACCAAATCGATATAACTTTTGTTGATAATCTTCCTCAACATCAGAAACAATAGCCCCTACTAACGAGCTTGCCGATATTAATAATGCCGTTTTCCGTTTAATTCGTCGAAAATAATCCCTTATATTTTGATCAAATCGGTATTTATCTTTTATTTGCTGAATTTCACCGATACATACTTCCACTATCGTATTAGCAAGGACTTTGTGAGCAGCTGGCTTATCTATCTCACTCATAATTTCTATTGACCTAGCAAAAATATAATCCCCTGTATACATGGCTACTTTATTATCCCATTTTGCTTTAATCGTCGGTTGGCCTCTCCTTAAATCGGAGTCGTCTATAACATCATCATGAACTAAGGATGCCATATGAATTAATTCTAATGAAATAGCTGCCTTTTTTATAACCTGAATATCATAGTTACCAAACTGTCCAGCAAGCAATACGAATATCGGACGTATTCTTTTGCCACCTGCTTGCAATAAATGTAACGATGATTCTCTTAAAATGGAAGAGTTCGCCTGTACCGTTTCTTCCAAAGCTTTCTCAATCTTATCTATATCCGAATTCAAAAATGAGTACATCATTTTTAATTTCACTAACTACTCACCCAACTTGTATCGATATTTTAAAATAATTATCCAGCATAAAAATGCTTATATATAAATTTAATCCTATTTATGAAAAAAAGAGGTCTAAATACAAGGACAAGAATACAGGATTAAAATGTAGTCCTCCCATCTTGATCCAAATATTGCTTATTGGATTTTGATTTAGACTCTCCTCTATGATTGCACGATTATTTATATCCTATATGAACCGCAGCAACACCACCAAAATAAGGCTTATATGTCACTTTCTTTAGTCCAGCTTCTTGAAACATCAGAGCAAGTTCTTTCATACCCGGAAAGTCACGTGCCGATTCTTGAAGCCATGAATATTCCTTATAGCTTTTCGCAAACAATTTCCCGAAAACCGGCATGATATATCGAAAATAAAAGTAGTATCCCTGTCTAAAGATCGGCATTGTCGGCTGGGATGTTTCTAAACAAACTACCAATCCACCTGGCTTTACCACTCTTCGCATCTCTTTTAAAACAGTTAAATAATCTGGAACATTTCGTAAACCAAAGCCGATTGTCACAAAATCAAACTGATTATCATCAAATGGCAATTCCATAGCATTCCCGTGAATAAGCTCAATATTCTCATATCCCATTGTCTTTTGTTTACCGATACTCAACATATTTTCACTAAAATCAAGTCCAACTACTTTGCCGTTTGGTCCAACTTGCTCTGCTAGGCTAATTGTCCAATCAGCTGTTCCGCAGCATACATCTAAACATGCTGCTCCTTTAGGCACATTCATTCTCTTCATCGTGTCTTTTCGCCATAGTTTATGTTGCTGAAAGCTGATGACTGAATTCATTTTATCGTAATTACTATAAATTTTTTCAAATACATTATGTACCTTTTCTTCTTTAGATTGCTGCTCTTGCATTTTTAATTACCCTTCCTCTACGTACAATTGTTGTTTGTTTATTGCATTTAATAACTGATAGGTATTTTCTCTAAACACTGCTTGTAATTCAGGAAGATTTTCTAGCATCTCTTCTAGTCGTGAACTTGTCTCTTTTAAATATTTATCTAATACGGCTGTTTTAGCACTTATAGATAATAAATTGTTCTTATTCTCATACTTATAAAATGTTTCGACAACGATTGATCCTTGCGTGCGGTCATATAATTCTTTTTCTTTTTGTATTCGATAAAGAAACAAATATTCCTCTACAAGCGATTTCCATCCATCTAATTGA of Niallia circulans contains these proteins:
- the aroC gene encoding chorismate synthase, whose protein sequence is MRYLTSGESHGPKLITIIEGLPAGMPLLAEDINKELARRQKGHGRGRRMQIETDTVEIGGGIRHGYTLGSPVSLIVENNDWKHWTKVMGQDPIDEAEANEIKRKISRPRPGHADLNGAIKYGHRDMRNVLERSSARETTVRVAAGAVAKKLLDLLGIKVASHVVEIGGIKSNITNYESIEKLREITENSPVRCLDEEAGLKMMNAIDEAKANGDSIGGVVEVIVEGMPIGVGSYVHYDRKLDAKLAAAIMSINAFKGVEIGIGFEAARKPGSEVHDEIIWDQENGYSRRTNRLGGLEGGMTNGMPIVVRGVMKPIPTLYKPLKSVDIDTKEEFTASIERSDSCAVPAASVVAEHAVAWELAAAIVDQFYADRFEGLVANIAEHNRHAREF
- a CDS encoding tetratricopeptide repeat protein, whose product is MERVNEIISLLEDGQQDKALKYYQDVLKSGNNEERFVLGEELFQLGFLEEAKDLFLVLLEGYPEEGELLVLVAEVEMELGNEEAAISYLEQLNPNDPSFPQALLLLADLYQMDGLYEVSEQKLKEAQKILPDEVIIDFALGELYAEQGKITEAIKSYQKVLPKEENIAGVNINGRIADNLSAGGAFEDAIPYYEKALEEKVEINTLFNLALTASQAGLYTIAINRFEEVKGLDPSYHSLYLYLARSYEQEEMLNEAYNTVIEGIKQDEFNKDLYLYGGKLALKRGDEQKAEEHFREALAIDPEFTEAVLLLNKLFLTQDRFDDVLELIEMMDNQEIEEPQLHWDAAKAFHGIEKYSEALNKYQLAYTFFKELPDFLYDYGYFLLEEGKRKDAAEIFNMLLQTDPSNEEYIEILQRLMDNE
- a CDS encoding 3-dehydroquinate synthase family protein, producing the protein MRGIPFIQIPTTILAHDSAVGGKVAINHPLGKNMIGVFNQPEAVFYDTTFLSTLPLQELRSGFGEVIKHALISDISFYHELRSKISDLSQVKIAYWSEILEKGILVKQAIVEEDEKETSVRAFLNFGHTLGHAIEAEMGYGKFTHGEAVVIGMIFAIRLSKRKYDIAFSLEEYIKWLKQLGYTCDIPNDLEIERLIDRMRQDKKSINGTIRFVLLQEIGSPVLVEVNEAVIREELGLFKGGK
- a CDS encoding prephenate dehydrogenase, which translates into the protein MNGRVFIIGLGLIGGSLALCIKKEHPESIITGFDISEDNLKLASMMGVIDNLSTTIEEGAKTADLIILSTPVKETEKIIEILSKIELKENVIITDVGSTKSVITEKSQVLLDKNVTFIGGHPMAGSHKSGVSASKVLLFENAFYLLTPHEKIKDQHVQCLLKWLQGTNAKFLVISPEEHDLLAGAISHMPHIVAASLVHQADQISEKHKLVTRLAAGGFRDITRIASSSPSMWRDILIHNKNVLIELMNEWKKEMDRVLTLIENERAEELYDYFSRAKKVRDGLPQDQKGAIPAFYDLFVDVPDYPGVISEITGYLAQEKISITNIRIMETREEIFGILAISFQTEEDRIRAQKCIATYSNYDTTIG
- the aroA gene encoding 3-phosphoshikimate 1-carboxyvinyltransferase gives rise to the protein MDLITLKTKNRGLKGEIAVPGDKSISHRSIMFGSIANGTTTVTNFLLGDDCLSTIACFRKLGVLIEQNEKEVVIHGKGMEALQEPKDILDVGNSGTTIRLLTGILSGLPFHSTLIGDSSIGKRPMTRVVAPLREMGAKIDGREDGKYTPLSVRGGNLQSITYRLPVASAQVKSAILFAGLNADGVTKIIEPVPTRDHTERMIQRFGGEISRKDKEIFVEGAQKLSGTNIHVPGDISSAAFFLVAGCIVPNSKISLNNVGLNPTRTGILEVLHNMGACMEIHKNDTDVFEPTGTITVSTSDLKGTTIEGEIIPKLIDEIPIIALLATQAEGVTVIKDAHELKVKETNRIDTVVTELKKLGADIQATEDGMIIRGGKKLIGTKVDSHGDHRIGMMLAIAAQICEGELTLENAKAISVSYPSFFEHLNELSNRK
- the ndk gene encoding nucleoside-diphosphate kinase, with product MERTFLMVKPDGVQRNLIGKIVTRFEEKGFQLVGAKLIHITENLAEQHYAEHKGKPFFTQLVDFITSGPVFAMVWQGEEVIAKARLMMGKTDPLEALPGTVRGDFGVVKHKNIIHGSDGIESAQREIALFFKEEEIVEYKKLLDSWIY
- the aroH gene encoding chorismate mutase — its product is MIRGVRGAITVEHNIEAEILSATERLFKEMINANNIKACDVASVFLSVTDDINAAFPAKIIRMQEDWTYVPVMCMKEIAVPHSLEKCIRIMMHWNTELPQEEIQHTYLEKAIQLRPDLTKQ
- a CDS encoding CheR family methyltransferase is translated as MEKDFQDFIKNFYKLSGIDLSLYKEAQMKRRLTSLYEKRGFTSFEDYFKAIHKDKHLLDELLDRMTINVSEFYRNYKRWEVLEKKILPSLLQSKAQLKVWSAACSTGEEPYTLSMLLSNEMKLRDFQILATDIDINALDRAKKGIYLERALNEVPSAQKDKYFEKDGAMFKIKEEVKRNVTFKKQNLLSDSFGGPFDLIVCRNVLIYFTEDAKDLLYHKFSQALKPGGIFFVGSTEQIFTPAKYGFETADTFFYRKI
- the hisC gene encoding histidinol-phosphate transaminase; amino-acid sequence: MKWKQQLLGLKAYQPGRTIDEVKKQFKLEHIVKLASNENPFGSSPKVLEALKKVDGSYALYPDGYATNLRYALADFLKVKPEELVLGNGSDEIILMISRALLRPGLNTVMASHTFGQYKHNAVVDGAEVREVPLTEKAEHDLPAMLKAIDDNTSVVWLCSPNNPTGTYIPEQDLLAFLEKVPEDVLVVLDEAYYEYVVAEDYYEAISLTRQFNNLIVLRTFSKIYGLASFRVGYGVANASLLNTLDPVREPFNVNTLGQIATEEALKDQEFVESCRQKNREGLEQLYRFCEENNLSYFPSQTNFVLVDFKIDGDEVFQYLMSKGYIVRSGVPLNYPTSVRITIGSKEENDGLIEAMKQFLAEKKVAQ